From Demequina capsici, one genomic window encodes:
- a CDS encoding LacI family DNA-binding transcriptional regulator yields MTGAEDGPRRASIADVAAHAGVSQGTVSNVMNHPERVAARTRERVERAIAELDFTPHGPARSLAAGSIPALGLILSDLSNSLFVDISRGVERVAAEHRTFVLMANTDTDLERERRYLDAFASTQTLGTLLTINDASHYRALVEGYRAGRPLVFLNYRGQGDTHCCVHTDNREGGRIAARHLVETGRRRLALVGAPMWLQPVSERVEGFQEEARALGATIVAHEEAGELNRAYGWSAGRALLSRVERGEIDGVFAVADLLAAGIAQALSGAGVRIPEDVAIVGYDDNRAAWDSPLPLTTIRQPGEGMGAAGADLVFEELHDPNHEHRVVPLGPSLVVRRSTVAGV; encoded by the coding sequence GTGACTGGCGCCGAGGACGGACCGCGGAGGGCATCGATCGCTGATGTGGCGGCGCATGCCGGCGTCTCGCAGGGCACCGTGTCGAACGTGATGAACCATCCGGAGCGCGTGGCGGCGCGGACGCGGGAGCGCGTGGAGCGTGCCATCGCCGAGCTGGATTTCACGCCGCATGGTCCTGCGCGCTCGCTCGCCGCAGGCTCGATCCCGGCGCTCGGCCTGATCCTGTCGGACCTGTCGAACTCGCTGTTCGTGGACATCTCCCGCGGGGTGGAACGGGTGGCGGCGGAGCATCGCACCTTCGTCCTCATGGCGAACACCGACACGGACCTGGAGCGGGAGCGACGCTACCTCGACGCGTTCGCATCCACCCAGACGCTCGGGACGCTGCTCACGATCAACGACGCGAGCCACTACCGGGCGCTCGTGGAGGGGTATCGGGCGGGCCGGCCGCTGGTCTTCCTCAACTATCGCGGGCAGGGGGACACCCACTGCTGCGTCCATACGGACAACCGCGAGGGTGGTCGGATCGCCGCGCGGCACCTCGTGGAGACCGGGCGCCGCCGTCTGGCGCTCGTAGGAGCGCCGATGTGGCTGCAGCCGGTGTCCGAGCGCGTGGAGGGGTTCCAGGAGGAGGCGCGCGCGCTGGGTGCGACGATCGTCGCGCATGAGGAGGCGGGCGAGCTGAACCGGGCGTACGGCTGGAGCGCGGGTCGTGCGCTGTTGAGCAGGGTGGAGCGCGGCGAGATCGACGGCGTCTTCGCGGTGGCCGACCTGCTCGCTGCTGGCATCGCTCAGGCGCTGTCCGGCGCGGGCGTGCGGATCCCGGAGGATGTGGCGATCGTCGGGTACGACGACAACCGTGCGGCCTGGGACAGCCCGCTGCCGCTGACGACGATCCGACAGCCAGGGGAGGGGATGGGTGCCGCAGGTGCGGACCTGGTCTTCGAGGAGCTGCATGACCCCAACCATGAGCACAGGGTGGTGCCGCTGGGCCCGAGCCTGGTGGTGCGCAGGAGCACGGTCGCGGGGGTCTGA
- a CDS encoding family 43 glycosylhydrolase, whose translation MNASRYTSFRPGEEWLDTEGRPIQAHGGSVIEVDGTFYWYGENKEFTTPGSRIWHWGVRCYSSTDLYNWKDEGVIIPPDEDDPTSPLSPQRGMDRPHIVYNRFTGKYVCWIKVMSGSVQLSTTLVADSILGPYDIARRDFRPLGMYAGDFDLVVDPHDGKGYYIFERVHTELIVADLTDDYTDVTGYYSTHLHHGRPPFTREAPSHFRRGGHEYLVTSGTTGYYPNASEVASAATIHGPWEVVGDPHPDDASRTSYRTQVSSVLKVPGRGLYIALGDRWLPDYTADGAEAHTLFDEYFARIEAGEPDLGMRELTVPDTSRARYVWLPIRFEDDGRVLIDWRDEWRLEDVP comes from the coding sequence ATGAACGCATCGAGGTACACCAGCTTCCGCCCGGGCGAGGAATGGCTCGACACGGAGGGCAGGCCGATCCAGGCCCACGGAGGCTCGGTGATCGAGGTCGACGGGACCTTCTACTGGTACGGCGAGAACAAGGAGTTCACGACTCCGGGCTCGCGGATCTGGCACTGGGGCGTGCGCTGCTACTCGTCGACGGACCTGTACAACTGGAAGGACGAAGGGGTCATCATCCCGCCCGACGAGGACGACCCGACCTCTCCGCTCAGCCCGCAACGCGGCATGGACCGTCCCCACATCGTCTACAACCGCTTCACCGGCAAGTACGTGTGCTGGATCAAGGTGATGTCGGGGTCGGTGCAGCTGTCGACGACCCTCGTGGCCGACTCGATCCTGGGGCCGTACGACATCGCGCGGCGAGACTTCAGGCCGCTCGGGATGTACGCCGGGGACTTCGACCTGGTGGTGGACCCTCACGATGGCAAGGGCTACTACATCTTCGAGCGGGTGCACACCGAGCTGATCGTCGCGGATCTCACCGACGACTACACGGACGTCACCGGGTACTACTCGACCCACCTGCACCACGGCCGTCCTCCGTTCACGCGTGAGGCGCCGTCGCACTTCCGCAGGGGTGGACACGAGTATCTGGTCACCTCAGGGACGACGGGCTACTACCCGAACGCCTCGGAGGTCGCGTCGGCGGCGACGATCCACGGGCCCTGGGAGGTGGTGGGCGATCCTCATCCTGACGACGCCTCGCGGACGTCCTACCGCACGCAGGTCAGCTCAGTGCTCAAGGTCCCTGGCAGGGGCCTCTACATCGCGCTCGGCGACCGGTGGCTCCCGGACTACACCGCGGATGGCGCGGAGGCGCACACGCTCTTCGACGAGTACTTCGCGAGGATCGAGGCAGGAGAGCCCGACCTGGGCATGCGCGAGCTCACCGTGCCCGACACCTCGCGTGCGCGGTACGTGTGGCTGCCGATCCGCTTCGAGGACGACGGCCGCGTGCTCATCGACTGGCGTGACGAGTGGCGGCTCGAGGATGTGCCCTGA